The DNA window AAACACGACGATCGGCCGCCGTTTTTCGACTTCAGCACACTGCGCAGCAAAACCGTGCAGATACTGCTCGCTTCGACCGGTCTTAGGTGAGATTAGATCCACTTACTCTAAAAGTCGATGATAATTTATTTAAACAATTTGATTTCAGCGCCTTCGGAATCAACACTCCAATTTTCTACCTCGCCCATCAAGTGGAAATGGATGGAATCGGCGATAAGGTGATGATCCTGCAGGTTTATCTCGGCCTAGCATGGACGCTGGGCTGCGCTGCCTTTGGGATGCTAGTCGTTCGCAATAGTGTCGAGTGTCGAATCGCCCGACAATATCTGTGCCAAACTGCGACCCTGATGTGTGGGTTGTGTATTCTTGCGTTGACTGCCGTGCACGGAAACTACCACGGGTACGTGATGTTTGTCTGGATCTATGGTATCTTCTGCGGGGGCTATCACTATTCGCTGAAGATGTACACGTACGAGAAGGTTAGGGCGAGGAACTTTGCCCGAGCGTGGGGTTTCGTCCAGTTTTCGCAGGCAATTCCGATCGCGCTTGGTGTTCCGATATCCGGCTACATGAATGAGGCGGGTTCGGGTAATGCTGGGTACTACTTCAGTTCGGCCTGTGCCTTGATCGGTAGCCTGGTGATGTTCCTGATTGATCTGCATCGACGGAATGTGTCCAGACATAAGCACACTAGGTGGGTTTTTTTTTGTCGAACGataaactttcattgtactgacTTCGGATAAATTCTAACTTCTAACGAACAGGGCCAACGGAACTCGTCACCTGTGTGTCTCGGAAACCTGTCCACAACGCAGAAAACTGTCATTCTCCCAAGAACCGGACAACGAGCCAGGAATCATCACTGGCAACACTGCAATGATGATCGGCCCGGAGTTACTGATACCGCAGTTAAGCGATGGAGCTGCTGAACCAATAAATGGTTTGGACAAACCCGAACTGACCTGCATATCCGAGGAAGGAATCGCTGATATGGATCTACCCGATAATCTACTGGATGACCTTGACTACGTCGGTGATTGTATCACGTCCTGTAATAAGGTAAGTATAGATACTTACGTCAATTTTGTGACAATCTTCAACCAATCTCCTTCCCCAGGTCGAAAACTACCTAATGTTGAGCGAGTTCGAAAACAATCTAAGTGCCGAAGTTCCTATACTACTGGACAAACGTGGCCGCCGGCTGTCGCTGTCCAAAACCAAAGCTTTGCTCGCAAATCAGCTAAACATTCAGCACTACCCGGACTGTGCGCTGGAGCAATTCAATCGATCCAATCAACCCCCACCGATTTCACCGATCATGGAACACGAGAAAGAAGTGAAGGAACAACAGCACACCCCAAACAGTCGGAGTAACCATCACAATCATCACCATGACAACCACCACCATCACCATCAGCGCCACAATCACCAGAATCCACCGGTTGAGGgtggcggtggtggtggtgtaGCAGCGGATGGTAGCGGGAAGACACCACCTAAAACTGAGAACCTCAACAATGGCGGTAAACCTTGCCGATTGAACCAGAAATGGCGGCCGACGCAGCCGTCCGGTGGGACGTTCCTTCACAATCGTGTGATATCTGTGATCGACGAAGCCTCCGTGTAGGGGTCAGTTCGGGAATAGCTGTTCGGTACTTGTTCCccaaaatagatatttgttgtttttgtttttaatttgcAAGTTAGAAGATTTTTTTCTGGGACTGAATAGGTTTAAATCGTACCTGATGTGATTGAATATAGGACAAAAAGCATTTTCTAACACAGTTgacaaaaaaaagaaattgaagTGCGCTCATTGTCGGTTGGAAAAATAGAACAAAGATGAACATtagaaaataaataacaaaaaaaatacatcTTTCCTAATCCATGTATTTCACAAGAATCTCGACACATTTTAAGCATTAGCTTGAGTCGAAGAGAGCGGTAGTTTCAACTCAGCTTGCACAAGTATCAAACGTAAACGACCACTGCCATCTGATCTGAAGTCAGAGTATAATGAGACATGCAAATTATATCTGCAACAGCCTCGTGTCATAACGCTGTCTACACAAAATAGCTTTGTAAATAGATATTCTATATCATGCTGCAGTATGAAGAAAGTCAAACTAGCATCTACATATATAGTCCTTTTTGCTATTAAACCTTGCTTGCTAAGAAGCATTTTGGTAGTGTTTTTGAAGTGCAACAAAACAGCCACTGTATATTACTGTACATGTTAGTGAATAAATTAATAACAGTAATACAATAAATTCTGAATGAAATACAAGAGATTAACTGCAAAAGTTTGAATTGGTACAACAACAGTATATTTAGATTGTTCCATATAATAATGTACTTCATGAAATATTTATACATATTTATTGCTATACGATATACAGCAGACTTGTATATTCCGCAACAGAAAGTCCGAACCAGTGAAAAACTCAGCAGAATCAATAAAGTAGAACAAGTGTTTAGCCAAACGGTGTGTCTTTTCTTAATTGGTTCTGCTCacacattttttcatttatttttctagCTACCGCTTCGCAAAATATGACAAGCCTCGCCAAATGCAAATATGGTGttttacaacatttttttttaacaatcggAAAATAAAATGCCATCGAGTTAGACCCAAGGAATTCTCCGAAAAGTACCAAAAATCCCCTGTATACTTCGAAATAGCCGATTTCTTTGAACATAGTTCAAGATAACACACTGCCCTGTTGAATCCATCGTTCAAAATGGAGACAAATCcggattttttaacgaaagttaactattttgaacttttattgttcaaaggggggaaaatttcaaaatcg is part of the Topomyia yanbarensis strain Yona2022 chromosome 1, ASM3024719v1, whole genome shotgun sequence genome and encodes:
- the LOC131685365 gene encoding monocarboxylate transporter 2-like isoform X1, with the protein product MSPLKYSKTWPSILATKMAMVQLRVDSRGRTYSFIIEPTNSHQHRIGTGSVPLMESNRGFRMGHPQIIVQTPSETQMPPLPDVANVGEIKLQNSGGGSGSVGYVCQCSAAGDGLGVVRGEEGSRTRRHFRSESIKIDNWDYIYTEKLKATEDCGGFVTSELPCGGDHRCISGQAALKVSTLRRHYYPEGDWGWVIILVGMVSIVLNHGVQISGPLYLLPAGVRFKQSVVNSAGWLGALSTAVALFISPLTIAVCKRKSTRLTAVIGGLVTALGCLFTSFASQFHQLFFSYGIVVGVGVGMTRDCSTLMVAQYFKRRREFVEIFIVSGSGLGIAIMSTFIKCAIDAIGWRLGLQAVTGTVFVTFILGTCYRSASLYHPQRRAILHLKNQKRKIKDKNKHDDRPPFFDFSTLRSKTVQILLASTGLSAFGINTPIFYLAHQVEMDGIGDKVMILQVYLGLAWTLGCAAFGMLVVRNSVECRIARQYLCQTATLMCGLCILALTAVHGNYHGYVMFVWIYGIFCGGYHYSLKMYTYEKVRARNFARAWGFVQFSQAIPIALGVPISGYMNEAGSGNAGYYFSSACALIGSLVMFLIDLHRRNVSRHKHTRANGTRHLCVSETCPQRRKLSFSQEPDNEPGIITGNTAMMIGPELLIPQLSDGAAEPINGLDKPELTCISEEGIADMDLPDNLLDDLDYVGDCITSCNKVENYLMLSEFENNLSAEVPILLDKRGRRLSLSKTKALLANQLNIQHYPDCALEQFNRSNQPPPISPIMEHEKEVKEQQHTPNSRSNHHNHHHDNHHHHHQRHNHQNPPVEGGGGGGVAADGSGKTPPKTENLNNGGKPCRLNQKWRPTQPSGGTFLHNRVISVIDEASV
- the LOC131685365 gene encoding monocarboxylate transporter 12-like isoform X3; amino-acid sequence: MSFSSNDTMRPLALQRSQSLPQLNSREDSGVGLSGSGSCSGINNIAYESSGHHRHHRHHHHHHRHYRNGQEIKMPYGTRLVADLRQLMTLRQHYYPEGGWGWLLTVIGFTIHCICHGLHLSAGVFMMEMATIFRRTPLDAGWLGALSTAVALFISPLTIAVCKRKSTRLTAVIGGLVTALGCLFTSFASQFHQLFFSYGIVVGVGVGMTRDCSTLMVAQYFKRRREFVEIFIVSGSGLGIAIMSTFIKCAIDAIGWRLGLQAVTGTVFVTFILGTCYRSASLYHPQRRAILHLKNQKRKIKDKNKHDDRPPFFDFSTLRSKTVQILLASTGLSAFGINTPIFYLAHQVEMDGIGDKVMILQVYLGLAWTLGCAAFGMLVVRNSVECRIARQYLCQTATLMCGLCILALTAVHGNYHGYVMFVWIYGIFCGGYHYSLKMYTYEKVRARNFARAWGFVQFSQAIPIALGVPISGYMNEAGSGNAGYYFSSACALIGSLVMFLIDLHRRNVSRHKHTRANGTRHLCVSETCPQRRKLSFSQEPDNEPGIITGNTAMMIGPELLIPQLSDGAAEPINGLDKPELTCISEEGIADMDLPDNLLDDLDYVGDCITSCNKVENYLMLSEFENNLSAEVPILLDKRGRRLSLSKTKALLANQLNIQHYPDCALEQFNRSNQPPPISPIMEHEKEVKEQQHTPNSRSNHHNHHHDNHHHHHQRHNHQNPPVEGGGGGGVAADGSGKTPPKTENLNNGGKPCRLNQKWRPTQPSGGTFLHNRVISVIDEASV
- the LOC131685365 gene encoding monocarboxylate transporter 12-like isoform X2, whose amino-acid sequence is MRILFHNENYANYEDSGVATSADAHSLEYDEPNTPPSTTAAEGKCSARSGPIALAAAAIIGTVAAASTGNGTNPGAVVGVGTAAHSSTVAAVPLSTSTAAITGSGQQQRAPSRMSNTSTTSTIKQHYYPEGGWGWIITVVGVMVHVLTHGLHTSVGVLIIETRIRFRIESFIDTGWLGALSTAVALFISPLTIAVCKRKSTRLTAVIGGLVTALGCLFTSFASQFHQLFFSYGIVVGVGVGMTRDCSTLMVAQYFKRRREFVEIFIVSGSGLGIAIMSTFIKCAIDAIGWRLGLQAVTGTVFVTFILGTCYRSASLYHPQRRAILHLKNQKRKIKDKNKHDDRPPFFDFSTLRSKTVQILLASTGLSAFGINTPIFYLAHQVEMDGIGDKVMILQVYLGLAWTLGCAAFGMLVVRNSVECRIARQYLCQTATLMCGLCILALTAVHGNYHGYVMFVWIYGIFCGGYHYSLKMYTYEKVRARNFARAWGFVQFSQAIPIALGVPISGYMNEAGSGNAGYYFSSACALIGSLVMFLIDLHRRNVSRHKHTRANGTRHLCVSETCPQRRKLSFSQEPDNEPGIITGNTAMMIGPELLIPQLSDGAAEPINGLDKPELTCISEEGIADMDLPDNLLDDLDYVGDCITSCNKVENYLMLSEFENNLSAEVPILLDKRGRRLSLSKTKALLANQLNIQHYPDCALEQFNRSNQPPPISPIMEHEKEVKEQQHTPNSRSNHHNHHHDNHHHHHQRHNHQNPPVEGGGGGGVAADGSGKTPPKTENLNNGGKPCRLNQKWRPTQPSGGTFLHNRVISVIDEASV